In Ruminococcaceae bacterium BL-6, a genomic segment contains:
- a CDS encoding Sensor histidine kinase, with translation MVLTHPSRQPGKADPRPKHIPSFHWNSLWVIMAASTLGLSLIAVVAITLVVYRHADAAINHSIEQNNAQITENVSASINSYIKEMVSISDNVTSLLGRYSAKELNSKLVVFLREDVETIAVFDSDGKPVVTTDKRTLRSDIEITRQSWFSGASTNGRRYLISQPHVQRLYRGEYPWVITLTRGVSWEEGGRARSGIMIVDMNFTRIKDLCSRDLENDGYLYITNQQGDVVYHPKQQMIYAGILPEEITLASALKEGSSVVRTKNVQRAVCVKSLSNAAWRVIGVSSMNGLATYDSGPGPYIVLSIVLLAVAILAGSLLLSRGMLRPLHNLMALMGRMTGGEGTELAPVGGVYEVGQLGDSFNRMVARIRQLMVQVRTEQEQLHRSELKALNAQMDPHFLYNTLDSVIWLAESGDQKGVIQMVLALSKYFRLSLSGARDFITVEDELQQVEKYLMIQKMRFGDAFTYQIICEPEIRKARTPKIMLQPIAENAIVHGVGTMEEGGVIVITARRSGEELELAVRDNGCGIKPDVLEHILESDAGVRSGIGLKNVHQRIKLACGGEYGLKVESELDEGTTVRVRLPLRLEQAKKEGEQ, from the coding sequence ATGGTGCTGACCCATCCATCCCGGCAGCCGGGGAAGGCGGATCCCCGGCCCAAACATATCCCATCCTTTCACTGGAACAGCCTGTGGGTGATCATGGCGGCAAGCACGCTGGGGCTGTCCCTGATCGCCGTCGTCGCCATCACGCTGGTCGTGTACCGCCACGCCGACGCCGCCATCAATCACTCGATCGAGCAGAACAACGCGCAGATCACCGAAAATGTTTCGGCTTCCATCAACAGCTATATCAAAGAGATGGTCTCCATCTCAGACAACGTCACCAGCCTGCTCGGCCGGTATTCCGCCAAAGAGCTGAACAGCAAGCTGGTGGTCTTTCTGCGGGAGGACGTCGAGACGATCGCGGTGTTCGATTCCGACGGAAAGCCGGTCGTCACCACCGACAAGCGCACGCTGCGCAGCGATATTGAAATCACGCGGCAGAGCTGGTTTTCGGGCGCGAGCACGAACGGCCGTCGCTATCTGATCTCTCAGCCTCATGTGCAGCGGCTGTACCGCGGCGAGTATCCGTGGGTGATCACGCTCACGCGCGGCGTTTCGTGGGAGGAAGGCGGGCGGGCCCGCAGCGGGATCATGATCGTGGACATGAATTTCACACGCATCAAAGACCTGTGCTCCCGCGACCTGGAAAACGACGGGTACCTTTACATCACGAACCAGCAGGGGGATGTGGTGTATCATCCGAAGCAGCAGATGATCTATGCGGGCATCCTGCCCGAGGAGATCACGCTCGCGTCGGCCCTGAAAGAGGGAAGCTCGGTGGTGAGGACGAAAAATGTCCAGCGGGCCGTCTGCGTCAAATCCCTGTCCAACGCGGCCTGGCGCGTCATCGGGGTTTCTTCCATGAACGGCCTCGCGACCTACGACAGCGGGCCGGGCCCTTACATCGTGCTGTCGATCGTTCTGCTGGCCGTCGCAATCCTGGCCGGCAGCCTGCTGCTCTCGCGGGGGATGCTCCGCCCGCTGCACAACCTGATGGCGCTGATGGGCCGAATGACCGGCGGGGAGGGCACCGAGCTGGCGCCGGTGGGCGGCGTTTACGAGGTGGGCCAGCTCGGCGACTCCTTCAACCGGATGGTCGCGCGCATCCGGCAGCTGATGGTGCAGGTGCGCACCGAGCAGGAGCAGCTGCACCGCAGCGAACTGAAGGCGCTGAACGCGCAGATGGACCCGCACTTTCTTTACAACACGCTGGATTCCGTCATCTGGCTTGCGGAAAGCGGGGATCAGAAGGGAGTGATTCAGATGGTGCTCGCCCTCTCGAAATATTTCCGCCTGTCCCTTTCCGGCGCAAGGGACTTCATCACCGTGGAAGACGAGCTGCAGCAGGTGGAGAAATACCTGATGATTCAGAAAATGCGGTTCGGGGACGCGTTTACCTACCAAATCATCTGCGAGCCCGAAATCCGGAAAGCGAGAACGCCGAAAATCATGCTTCAGCCCATTGCGGAAAACGCGATCGTGCACGGCGTGGGCACCATGGAGGAGGGCGGGGTCATCGTCATTACCGCCCGGCGCTCCGGTGAAGAATTGGAGCTCGCGGTGCGCGACAACGGCTGCGGCATCAAGCCGGATGTGCTGGAGCATATCCTGGAATCGGACGCCGGCGTCCGTTCCGGGATCGGGCTGAAAAACGTCCATCAGCGCATCAAGCTGGCCTGCGGAGGGGAGTACGGGCTGAAAGTGGAGAGCGAGCTGGATGAGGGCACGACGGTGCGGGTGCGGCTTCCGCTCCGGCTTGAACAGGCGAAGAAGGAGGGAGAGCAGTGA
- a CDS encoding Aldo/keto reductase, translating to MNMAESVNPAIVPKRRLSDGGEIPCIGMGTFGSDRFTAEQVSGAVAGAIRCGYRLFDCASVYGNESLIGKVFADAFSEGAVRRGELFITGKVWNDRHGRGEVLVACAESLRDLRLDYIDAYFVHWPFANYHAPGCSGDSRNPDSKPFRVGDFMETWRQMERLHDMGLVRHLGMSNMTIPKLEAVLPLCRIRPALIEMELHPGFQQPELFDYAVRHGIQPVGFCPVGSPSRPDRDKTAEDVSDLQIPEVAEIAKAHRVHPAVVCLKWAVRRGQIPIPFSIHESHYIANLKCTTEDPLTDGEMAKLKAADRNCRLIKGQVFLWQGAADWHALWDEDGTITQ from the coding sequence TTGAATATGGCAGAATCCGTCAATCCCGCAATCGTCCCGAAGCGCCGCCTTTCCGACGGCGGGGAGATCCCCTGCATCGGCATGGGCACGTTCGGTTCCGACCGCTTCACGGCGGAGCAGGTTTCCGGCGCGGTGGCGGGCGCAATCCGCTGCGGCTACCGCCTGTTCGACTGCGCGTCCGTTTACGGAAATGAGAGCCTCATCGGGAAAGTGTTCGCCGACGCGTTTTCGGAAGGCGCCGTCAGGCGCGGGGAACTGTTCATCACCGGAAAAGTCTGGAACGACCGTCACGGCAGGGGAGAAGTCCTTGTCGCCTGCGCCGAGTCCCTGCGGGACCTGCGGCTCGACTATATCGACGCGTATTTCGTGCACTGGCCGTTCGCCAACTATCATGCGCCCGGGTGTTCCGGCGATTCCCGCAATCCGGATTCCAAGCCCTTCCGGGTGGGGGATTTCATGGAAACCTGGCGGCAGATGGAGCGGCTGCACGACATGGGCCTGGTCCGCCATCTCGGCATGTCCAACATGACCATCCCGAAGCTCGAGGCCGTGCTGCCGCTGTGCCGCATCCGCCCCGCCCTGATCGAAATGGAGCTCCATCCCGGCTTTCAGCAGCCGGAGCTGTTCGACTATGCGGTACGGCACGGGATTCAGCCGGTCGGCTTCTGCCCGGTCGGGAGCCCCTCGCGCCCCGACCGCGACAAGACCGCCGAAGACGTGTCGGACCTTCAGATCCCGGAGGTCGCGGAAATCGCAAAGGCACACCGCGTGCACCCCGCCGTCGTCTGTCTGAAGTGGGCGGTGCGGCGCGGCCAGATTCCCATCCCGTTTTCGATCCATGAAAGCCACTACATCGCCAACCTGAAATGCACGACGGAAGATCCGCTGACCGATGGGGAAATGGCAAAACTGAAAGCGGCGGACCGGAACTGCCGCCTGATCAAGGGGCAGGTGTTCCTGTGGCAGGGCGCCGCCGACTGGCACGCCCTGTGGGATGAAGACGGAACCATAACGCAATAG
- a CDS encoding Peripla_BP_4 domain-containing protein, with the protein MKRAGMLILAAAVFLGIIGGTWRLWSAGPGAKKGYTFDLIVKGTSMEFWKRVNEGAQAAASTYHVSVTMYGPAVEKDYAQQVGLVEDSIARKPDAIILAAADYRLLAKPVQDAIDAGIPVIMVDSDVDNSRTVAYVGTDNEKLGTMLARQLCQRTDAFGEVGVVSFVKESYPAVQREKGFRDAIRSDKRFTVLDTVYAYSDVAKGELLTKEMIDQHPNLTAIAALNAWSSEGAARALSKLGNSRIRLFAIDCMPEEAMYMEEGVLSLALLQNPYQMGYYGIETACRYLKGETVGNRYTDIYPVEVGTMFDDLYQQLIFPFDS; encoded by the coding sequence GTGAAGCGGGCAGGCATGCTGATTCTGGCCGCCGCCGTATTCCTCGGGATCATCGGCGGCACGTGGCGTCTGTGGAGCGCCGGACCGGGCGCGAAAAAAGGGTACACCTTCGACCTGATCGTAAAGGGAACGAGCATGGAATTCTGGAAAAGGGTAAACGAGGGCGCGCAGGCCGCGGCCTCCACCTATCATGTGTCCGTTACGATGTATGGCCCGGCGGTGGAAAAAGACTATGCTCAGCAGGTCGGCCTCGTGGAGGACTCCATCGCCAGAAAGCCGGACGCGATCATCCTTGCGGCGGCGGATTACCGTCTGCTTGCAAAGCCGGTTCAGGACGCGATCGACGCGGGGATCCCCGTGATCATGGTGGATTCCGACGTCGATAACTCCCGGACGGTCGCCTATGTCGGGACGGACAACGAAAAGCTCGGCACCATGCTGGCGCGTCAGCTCTGCCAGCGCACGGATGCGTTCGGGGAAGTGGGGGTCGTGAGCTTCGTGAAGGAAAGCTATCCCGCCGTACAGCGTGAGAAGGGCTTCCGCGACGCGATCCGCTCCGACAAGCGGTTTACTGTGCTGGATACGGTGTACGCCTATTCCGACGTCGCGAAGGGCGAGCTCCTGACCAAGGAGATGATCGATCAGCATCCGAACCTTACGGCGATCGCGGCGCTCAATGCGTGGTCGTCCGAGGGGGCCGCCCGCGCGCTGAGCAAGCTGGGAAACAGCAGGATCCGGCTGTTCGCCATCGACTGCATGCCGGAGGAGGCCATGTATATGGAAGAGGGCGTTCTGTCGCTGGCGCTGCTGCAGAATCCCTATCAGATGGGCTATTACGGAATCGAGACGGCCTGCCGGTATCTGAAAGGAGAAACCGTGGGAAACCGATATACGGATATCTATCCCGTCGAAGTCGGCACGATGTTCGACGACCTGTACCAGCAGCTGATTTTCCCGTTCGATTCCTGA